Within the Mus caroli chromosome 10, CAROLI_EIJ_v1.1, whole genome shotgun sequence genome, the region AGAATGTCAAAGACAAGGCAAGAGCATGTGGGGTGGTTTCAAGCAGGTCACTGCTCTGctgctgggagggagagggaggggactgTCCAGAGATTGCAGGTGAGGATGTGCCTGCACCCTGGTCTGGCAGCTAGGGGGtttgttccttttgttgttgCCTCTGCTTATCTCCACCTGCTGTTAGCTTCCTTGTCCTCATCAACAAGAATTCCCTGAGAGACTTTCAGATGACAAGAGTACTCCCATGGGGAACCTACCACTATTTTTTACCTCCTTCCTAGCCAATGGGGCATTCTAGACCAGGAAGTAGAAGCCCACAACAGGCAAAGTTTCCCACGCTTTtctttctgcatctctgtgtccACATAAGAAATGACAACACAATGACCATAGGATCATGGGTCTCAGTGTCTTGTGGCTGCCACTGTAAATGCAAGGAGGCACAAGACTGGGACACTTAGTGACCATGATCACACTGCTCTGGACTGATATCCAAGCTGGTTCATCTGATTCTTTGTCACCTCCACTCACTTCTCTCCTTGTTTCTACCACTAAACTCATCTCCATCTTCCCCAAGACCTCACCTACCTCATCCCTATCTTCCTCCCTTCTCACTCTGTCTAAACATTGTTCTAATATCTAATTTGAGTTAAACCTTAGTATATTCTCCACAAGCAAGATGGTTTTGTACAGTCTGGATAATGATCTGCAATTGCTGTGCTTTCAGTTGTGAATGAGAGTTTTGGATATACTAAGAAAGACGTGCAGAAAGAACAGATaggaaaaatatcttcaatttGGGGCTTACAAACACCTACCTCAGATGACTGGGGTAGCCTAATTGGGAGAATAATCAAATGTAACAGCATCAATTGAGGAGGCACAGAAACATGGAACTAAAGTCCTGTGGGAACAACCTTTCAGGCAGCCACATTGGGATCCAATTGACTTTTGACTTGACTGAACTTCACTGGTGAAAATTCTGGCTTCCCGTCCCCACCATATGCATTTTTATGTCATGGGAAAAACAGTAGTCAAATCTGTGGGAGATGGAAATGGACCTTCTAGTTGTATTCAGACATGATAATTTTTACtcttgggttgttttgttcttttttttttttaaggttttttttttttaacaattttttactagatattttcttcatttacatttcaaatgctatcccgaaagcctcctataccctctccatgccctgctccccaacctacccactcccgcttcctggccctggcattccccagtactggggcatataatctttgcaagacgacgggcctctcctcccaatgatggccgactaggccatcttctgctactaatgcagctagagacatgagctctgagggtaatggttcatattattgttccttctatagggttgcagaccctgtCAGCTCTTTGAGTACTTtctgctcctccattgggggccctgtgtttcatccaatagatgactgtaagcatccacttctgtatttgccaggtactggcatagcctcacaagagacagctatatcagggtcctgtgagcaaaatcttgctggcatgtgcaatagtgtctgcatttggtcactgattatgggatggatccctaggtgaggaagtctctggatggtctttccttctatctcagctccaaactttgtctctgtaactccttccatgggtattttgttccccattgtaaggaagaacaaagtatccacactttggtcttccttcttcttgagtttcatgtgtttttcaaattgtatcttgggtattctaagtttctgggctaatagccacttatcagtgagtgcatatcgtgtgtgttcttttgtgattgtgttacctcactcaggatgatatcctccacatccatctatttgcctaagaatttcataaattcattgtttttaatagctgagtagtactccattgtgtaaatgtaccacattttctgtacccattcctctattgaggggcatctgggttctttccagcttctggctattataaataaggctgctatgaacatagtagagcatgtgtccttattatcagttggaacatcttctgggtcattttattgattaatgacTGAATTGGAATGCCCAGGTACTTTCCATAGTATCACCACTGTAGTTTGCACTGTATTTGATTTGGTAATCTCTGGGTACTGatcagtggggggagggggcaaagaATCAGTTTTGTTTAACAAGAGAACAGAACATTAAAGGGAAACTTTGATTAACCAGGACAATTGATACAACTCAGCTTTGGCTGAGACATTGGCCATGATTAAGAAGACAGAGGCATCTCAGCACGAAAGTCTCAAAAGCAATTCTTGGTATATCTCAAGAGAAGCTGTGGTTTAGTGATAGCAAAGACTGCTTCTCATGCTGGAGGCCAACcttgataatgtgtaagaatttcccaggtagtactggtttgGGCTGCCTGAAAGCTGAAGGGTCAAAGGGGATGTATGAGACCAGTCACAGCTTGGTGCTGTGAGAGGCCATGAGATTCCATTATTGAAGGTGTAGCCTCCTTACAATGCAGGCCTGAGCACACTGGAGATGCCAAGACTGTGTGATGACCACCCATATCAATGACAGGTGTGGAAAGATTCCACCTGACATGATAAGACAAGATGTGTGACTTGTAGACAAAAGAAACCCAAGACCCTTTGCAGTCCAGAAGATCCCAAGTCCTGTGATTAGGACACTGAGCTGAGCCACAGGAACTGATTTACActgatggatttttgttttgatttgactGTGTTCTGGTTCTACACTCTTGGAGTGAGGAGGTATCGTACTTGTGTTTAATTGTATGAGCACTCATATCCCACACTATTTACATATAACTAGATATAACTCACTGGACTTCAAGAACCTAGTCATGAACTGACTATATGCAAAACATTAGTAAAACCATAGgtaaagcaaatataaaaatgtacCTGAGCCATTCCTTGTGCTTCctgccatcttctggtgtccTCTCACTTTTGGGGATACACACTCTTCGgacatttttttttgaggcaacATGCAGCAACACAATGTCTGGATGCATGCTccaattctcttcttccatttcctccagCCCCTAGGTGTCAGAGGGCATGAAGTTGAAGTTTCACTTTTCTCTGGGTCACTTGAAGTCTTTTCTGCCTGAGAGTTAGTGCAAAAGCTGTTATCTTCTATATCTATGTAAGTGTTTCTCAGTAAACAAATACAAGGGGCAGTCATGGCACGTTTCTGACCTCTGCCCATAGTGGGTGTTTTCTTGGGTGGAACAGGGGCATTTGTCCCCCCAGTTTGTCTTAGACGATGTTGTTCAGTAGGTGAGGCTGATACTTTAAAGGAAGGCTCACTGGCCCTTCTCctaggagacagagaaaaagcgTCAGAGTCTGTTGCTGAAGGGAAAGGTGACATCCCTGGATTCATTAACTTTGTTTGAACATAATTGCCATCATCCTGACATGCCTCAGATCTCAGTAAGTAATATGTAGCCATAGTTTCATCGAACTTTCTGTGTTTTAATGATTCTCTAATGTCCTGCACATGAAACCCAATATTTTTCATGGCTGCCATGATGTCAGGGTCTGGAAAGCTGGTGTCTCCATTGGAATGAAATGTGACAGTCTTTTCCCCTTCCTGAAGCCATGGATGACTTAGGAGGTCTTGTGCAGTTGGCCTCAGCCTTGCGTTTGTTGCCAATAACAGGCCTATCATGCTCCTTAAGTCTTTAGAGAGATTATAAGGAATTTCATACCTCCCTTGTAGaactttctttctaatttctgaCAAGGTGGACCCTACAAATGGAAAAATCCCTGTCACCATATAATACAAAAGAACCCCCAAGGCCCATATGTCTACTTTTGGGCCATCATAAGGGAGCCCTAGGAATATCTCCGGAGGAATGAACTGGAAGGCTCCACATAGCCTTTCCAGTTTTTGCCCAGGCATGAATCTGGCACCTAGTCCAAAGTCAATAATTTTGACATTTCCATGCTCATCAACTATGACATTGTCAGGCTTTAGGTCTCTGTGAACAACGCCTTCACCATGACAGTAGCCTATGGCACTGAGCAACTGAACAAATATGCTTCTTGCTTCATCTTCCTTCAGGCATCTAGCCTCCCGGACTCGATTAAGTAGCTGTGTTCCTTGGACCACTTCCATAATTAGATAAATGTTCTGTTCTGTCTCTATCACTTGCAAAAGGGAAACAATGTTAGGGTGGCTGAGCATCTTCATGATTTCGACTTCTGGCACCATTGGCTCACACCACCTCTGGCGCTTCAGAGCTTTGACAGCAACTGGGACACCAGTGAGGCGATGGGAGCATAGCCTCACTTCAGTAGTGCCATGCTGGCTCAAGGTCTTCAGGACGGTGTACTGCCTGGTGAACACCTTCTCATCGAACTCGCTGAGCACAATGCTAGGCTCTGATGACTCATCCTCGCTGTCAGAGTACATGGTTGGTAACAATGCTTACTGCCAAAGGAAATGAGGTgctggggagaaaggaaaggagatatAAAGAAATGGTACAGAGACCTGAGAGATGAAAGTAACAACATCAGGGGGatggaaagtaaaaataaaggacAAAGTGAAAACCACACAAAGGAGAAGCTCTAACCTAGACCACTgatgacacacacagagaaacccaaccTTGATCCCCAAACCAAGACCGAGCTCACAATCTAGTGAACTAGGAAGACCATAGCTCAGTAATGTTCTGGATGCTATTTGATAAAACTGAGAAGAGAACTAGGGtataggaaagaaaatgaatggaagtaaaaaaagtataacgtaaaagcaaaattctaggcctttaggcccaggcttgagaatgtgtcttctgtgactcaatgctccaaggtatgctaatcataaaacagatgaCGACATTCCttcacccacccgcttcctgggttcaaggagtgttcattcaaagaaagtcaccctgacccaccct harbors:
- the LOC110302988 gene encoding sperm motility kinase Z — protein: MYSDSEDESSEPSIVLSEFDEKVFTRQYTVLKTLSQHGTTEVRLCSHRLTGVPVAVKALKRQRWCEPMVPEVEIMKMLSHPNIVSLLQVIETEQNIYLIMEVVQGTQLLNRVREARCLKEDEARSIFVQLLSAIGYCHGEGVVHRDLKPDNVIVDEHGNVKIIDFGLGARFMPGQKLERLCGAFQFIPPEIFLGLPYDGPKVDIWALGVLLYYMVTGIFPFVGSTLSEIRKKVLQGRYEIPYNLSKDLRSMIGLLLATNARLRPTAQDLLSHPWLQEGEKTVTFHSNGDTSFPDPDIMAAMKNIGFHVQDIRESLKHRKFDETMATYYLLRSEACQDDGNYVQTKLMNPGMSPFPSATDSDAFSLSPRRRASEPSFKVSASPTEQHRLRQTGGTNAPVPPKKTPTMGRGQKRAMTAPCICLLRNTYIDIEDNSFCTNSQAEKTSSDPEKSETSTSCPLTPRGWRKWKKRIGACIQTLCCCMLPQKKMSEECVSPKVRGHQKMAGSTRNGSAFS